The window GTTTGGGCAACTTCGAGTCCGGATGTGGCAAGACCTGCATTTTTCTGGTAGTGCTTCAATTGCTATGCAATTAATTTTAGTCGAACGTATCCTGCCGGAGCAATCACACTCAAAGTCTCAACCGTTATGGTTGGTGTGGGTAGGTCAGGAAATGCTGCCCCTGCCTGAGATTTGGCGACAATATTTACGTCGCTTTGCTGTTGACCACTGGTATCGTTTTCTTAAACAACGATTACATTGGACAGTTCCTCAACTGAGTACTCCATGCCAATGTGAAAGGTGGAGTGATTTAATGCCCATATTGACTTGGGAATTATGGTTAGCTAGAGACTTGGTGGCACAACACCACCTTCCTTGGCAAAAACCCCTGTCAAATTTAACTCCTGGGCGGGTGGCTGAGTCGTTCGCATTACTTTTACCGGAGATTGGCACACCGGCTGTCTCTCCCAAACCCCGTGGAAAGTCTCCGGGTTGGCAAGCCGGGAACAAACGTACTAAAAAAACTCGTTACCCAGTAGTGAAAAAAGGAAAAACACCACACAAAAAACGGACAAAAAAAGCTGCTTAATCTCTATTTTTTCTCTGGCTGTTCTTCTTTCTCAGCTTTTGTTATCGCTGAGTTAGTTTGTCGTAGTCTAATCTCCAGTGCTTACTGTTATGGTTTTCTGGTCAAAGACAAATTCGCTATAGTCAGCTAAGTTATCGAGTCCTAAGAGATTGAGGAGAATTTCAATAATTAGCCAGAAGCTGATTTGAATGAGTGTCTTTTGCCACTGAGTTTGCATATTAGCTGACCTTCCTAATCTATGCCCTTGAGGTTTGAACTGGCGGTTTGAAAATTGTGTTAGGGATAGTAGATGAGATCGCCTGGAACTATTGATATAAGCTACATCCTTGAATCCCACTACAGGTTATCTCGCCTTGGGTCTAGCTGGAATCAAGAAATTTACTGAACTTTTTTGGAGAAAGCTTAGGGATTTAAGGGAAATTACGGATGAATTTTAGGGGTGTGGTACGTAGGGAGCGATCGCACCTAAGGTGAGTCATTGATAATCAGGTAGTGAGGCTCAGCTCGCTCCACAGCCAACCTCTTCAACATAGCGATCGCTTTGATGTAAATTAAGCCATGATGTGTTTACGAGCAAATAGTGGAAGCTCAGCCAAGACAGATTCAGAACTATCTGACAGCAGACGGGAGAAGCCCTTTTGAAGAATGGCTTGATTCTCTGCGAGATACCAGAGCTATAGATAAAATCGAGAAAAGACTTAAGCGAGTCGCGTCAGGTAATTTGGGAGACTACGCTGGAGTTGGAGAAGGAGTCTATGAACTAAGAATTGATTATGGCCCAGGATATCGGGTCTATTTTGGGCAAATAGGGTCAATAATAGTACTTCTCCTATGTGGCGGAGATAAAAGTACTCAAAAACAGGACATTCTTAGAGCTAAGGAATATTGGAGAGATTATGAAAGAAGTGAAAACCCAAAGAAGTAGGAGCTACCACGAGTATTTAATTTCATCTCTTAAAGACCCCGAAAGGGCTGCTGGTTATATGGGGGTTATGCTGGAATTGGACGAAGAAGGTTTTGAACCTGAACTGCTGCGATCAGCACTTAAAGATGTTGTAGATGCTCGTGAGCAGATGAACAATCTGTCGGAAGAAGCTAAAAAGCGTTTCGAGAAACTCGATAAGATGCTGTTAGAAACAAAAGCTGCTGAGCTTCAAAGTCTTATTGAGTTTTTGGATGCACTGGGGTTTCGCCTTGCGATCGTAGCCAAAGATTAATTGATGATGGCGTAGAGAGTGCGATCGCATCAGATCAAAGTGATATACCTAGAATCGCACAGAGAGATTGAGCCAGTTCTTGTAGATAGCTATCCTCCAAATGACCAAGCACTCTAATAATTCGAGATTTGTCAATGACTCGAATCTGTTCACAAAGAACTACTGAGTCTTGGCTTAAGCCTCCAACTCCTGCTGGAACGAACACATGAGAAGGCAAAAGTTTACGTCGTATCTTTGTTGTAAACGGGGCAATGATAGTATGAGGACTAACGGCATTAGCCCGATCAATTTGTAGAATCACTACAGGTCGTATTCCTGCCTGCTCTGTACCCACCACTGGGTTAAGATCGCATAAAACTACATCTCCTCGTGCTATGGGGGAACTGGTTGGAGGGGTTGCTACCACTGAATTTCTCCACGAGCGAGACGTTCCTCGTAGTCTTCTAAATTCGGTAAGTAATCAGTGAAGTCTGACTCAGCAATTTCCAGGGCTTCATTGAACTGCATCCACAAGGCAGCACGTTTGCTGTCGTTTCTCATCAGCAGAAATTCTATGAAGTCATTCACTTGCTGGACAAGCGGTTCCGGCAGTTTGCGAATCTTCGCTATGGTTTCTTCCTGTACAGTCATTTTTTTACCTTCTCAAAGGACATATAATTTTTAAGCATTTACCAACAGCATCACGGTACTGCATATATTCGTTTTCTGTAACTCCCCAGGCTATGTTTTGATCTGAACCTGGATGCGAGACTGTGTTGCGATTCCTTCTGTCAAAAAGGTTACGAATATCTATGCATATTTCATGAGGTACAAACTTAGAAGTAAGGTAGTTGACGGCATCATCTGCTTCGTACTTTTTCTTTTTGTTTTCATCAAGCAGCAGACAAATTGCATGAATTTCGTTAAGAAGGTGATTCAGTGCAACTGAATAAGAGCCAATCTTCTCGTGAAATATACGCAATCGTATTTGTTCGATAATTTGTGATGCGTCTGAAAGAAAAATTAATTGCCCACCTAACAATTCGTAGTAACCCGGATAATCTGATAGTATTTTAGCTTCCTGATATACAGTGGCAATATGGCTGAAAGCTTCGCTACATGTAAGCTTTTTTAAAAGATTTCTGTTTTTGAAATGTGTTTGACAGAGAAACTTAATGATTAAATATAAGTCTCTGGTTGTTAGTTGATTTTTAGTATGCAGAAATTTTAAGAATCTATTTAAAGTTTTTTGATTTTTAGAAATTATTAAAATAATCTCTCGTGGCATCACTTTTACTAAATCGAAGTTAAACTTATTGAATATTTCTTCAATTCTATTTTTATTTTCTTCGGTTTCTAAAAGTTGACTTATCGATTCATCATAAACTTCTTTTAGTATTTCTTCTTGAAGAGAGCCATCGTATCCAAGCGAAATATCTATACTTGAATTTTTTAACTTTTGTAGTTCATCAAAAATGTGGTCTATTTTTTTATGGGGAGCTTCCTCATTATCATCATCATTAGATGGATATTCAGGCGACACTTTTTTCAAATCTTTCAATAATTCTTCCTTTTGTTCTAAGTTATTGAGCCAGTAGAGCTTTGTTTTCGTATTGAGTCTTAGTCCTGAATTATAATGCAGTACATCGGCTATTTGTGATGTAAGTGAATCAGCAATAGCTTCCTTCTTTTTCTGTTTTGTGGATTCTAAAAAATTTATGATTATAAATATATCGTCAACAAAGCGAATTACTTTATGTTCTTTTATTTCAGTTGGATATTTACTAATTTCTGTATCAAT of the Allocoleopsis franciscana PCC 7113 genome contains:
- a CDS encoding transcriptional regulator, whose product is MKEVKTQRSRSYHEYLISSLKDPERAAGYMGVMLELDEEGFEPELLRSALKDVVDAREQMNNLSEEAKKRFEKLDKMLLETKAAELQSLIEFLDALGFRLAIVAKD
- a CDS encoding DUF2281 domain-containing protein, with product MTVQEETIAKIRKLPEPLVQQVNDFIEFLLMRNDSKRAALWMQFNEALEIAESDFTDYLPNLEDYEERLARGEIQW
- a CDS encoding type II toxin-antitoxin system RelE/ParE family toxin; translated protein: MEAQPRQIQNYLTADGRSPFEEWLDSLRDTRAIDKIEKRLKRVASGNLGDYAGVGEGVYELRIDYGPGYRVYFGQIGSIIVLLLCGGDKSTQKQDILRAKEYWRDYERSENPKK
- a CDS encoding AbiA family abortive infection protein gives rise to the protein MQNFNPSPSQLGYFLNFSLWQQAKKLLDFQLSQMERNKHYNTLSMFYYKQLASQATALETEEYFNKRVANNLFYGLEREFAVYDYVIPKASLGLRNQKFFTYPMRVLYYSIGLYLLKLSQELLQNYVKNNERFKCYYGGNLLFNKDSLVIKHETTFYKPNYKEFKKQVRKQATNDVDKKLVIKLDIQNYFDNISITTLLNKLDRLIKPSIKESLRFDASTKEQITFYFNYISGKQGGIPQSDNDIISGFIGHVYLLFSDLIIDTEISKYPTEIKEHKVIRFVDDIFIIINFLESTKQKKKEAIADSLTSQIADVLHYNSGLRLNTKTKLYWLNNLEQKEELLKDLKKVSPEYPSNDDDNEEAPHKKIDHIFDELQKLKNSSIDISLGYDGSLQEEILKEVYDESISQLLETEENKNRIEEIFNKFNFDLVKVMPREIILIISKNQKTLNRFLKFLHTKNQLTTRDLYLIIKFLCQTHFKNRNLLKKLTCSEAFSHIATVYQEAKILSDYPGYYELLGGQLIFLSDASQIIEQIRLRIFHEKIGSYSVALNHLLNEIHAICLLLDENKKKKYEADDAVNYLTSKFVPHEICIDIRNLFDRRNRNTVSHPGSDQNIAWGVTENEYMQYRDAVGKCLKIICPLRR
- a CDS encoding type II toxin-antitoxin system PemK/MazF family toxin, producing MVATPPTSSPIARGDVVLCDLNPVVGTEQAGIRPVVILQIDRANAVSPHTIIAPFTTKIRRKLLPSHVFVPAGVGGLSQDSVVLCEQIRVIDKSRIIRVLGHLEDSYLQELAQSLCAILGISL